A genome region from Coffea arabica cultivar ET-39 chromosome 7e, Coffea Arabica ET-39 HiFi, whole genome shotgun sequence includes the following:
- the LOC113700389 gene encoding phosphoinositide phosphatase SAC7, translating into MMEKADPAQKLYTRLRLWEFPDEYVIEPTDGSSGSSLSISRVDGSIKLIDDIPQCTSLRVPKIQTIFGVVGLLKLLAGSYLLVITERECVGSYLGHPIFKVSSMKVFPCDHSLKNSPAEQKKMETEFSGLLSVAEKTPGLYFSYDVNITLSAQRLHDLGDESKLLPLWRQADPRFLWNNYMLEVLIDHKLDPYLLPLVQGSFNHFQAAIGKDIIDVTLIARRCTRRTGTRMWRRGADSDGFVANFVESEQIVQLNGHTASFVQVRGSIPLMWDQIVDLTYKPKFEIVRLEEAPRVAERHILDLRKKYGNVLAVDLVNKHGGEGRLCEKFANAMQHVVSDDVRYLHFDFHQICGHVHFERLSILYDQIENFLIKNRYFLLNEKGEKVEVQLGVVRTNCIDCLDRTNVTQSMLGRKMLEFQLRRLGIFDAEETISTHPNFDESFKILWANHGDDISIQYSGTPALKGDFVRYGQRTIQGILKDGWNALMRYYLNNFCDGTKQDAIDLLQGHFIVSVSRDMTPTSQKGGIEAIASFPLALSVIMTGFFFALMSLRRVRSDFWQLLFSILWAGGSLAIAAFVKANGRVFCNRPRLHQPRR; encoded by the exons ATGATGGAGAAGGCAGACCCTGCACAGAAGCTCTACACGAGGTTGCGGCTCTGGGAGTTTCCGGACGAATATGTTATTGAGCCCACTGATGGTTCTTCTGGTTCCTCCTTGTCCATCAGTCGTGTGGATGGATCTATAAAGCTCATTG ATGACATACCACAGTGCACTTCACTTCGTGTTCCTAAAATACAGACCATTTTTGGTGTAGTCGGGCTGTTAAAGCTTCTCGCAG GGTCGTATTTATTGGTTATAACTGAACGTGAATGTGTTGGATCTTACCTGGGGCATCCAATCTTCAAGGTCTCATCAATGAAGGTTTTTCCTTGTGACCATTCTCTCAAAAACTCTCCAGCTGAGCAG AAGAAGATGGAAACTGAGTTTTCTGGACTTCTTAGTGTTGCAGAAAAGACTCCTGGTTTGTATTTCTCTTACGATGTCAACATCACGCTCAG CGCACAAAGATTACATGATTTAGGTGATGAATCAAAGCTACTCCCTTTATGGAGACAA GCAGATCCTCGATTTCTTTGGAACAATTATATGTTGGAAGTGCTTATAGATCACAAG CTTGATCCTTACTTGCTTCCTCTGGTTCAAGGGA GTTTCAATCACTTTCAAGCTGCTATTGGAAAGGACATCATTGATGTTACACTGATTGCTCGGAGATGCACCAGGAGAACTG GTACAAGAATGTGGAGAAGAGGAGCTGATTCTGATGGTTTTGTGGCAAACTTTGTGGAAAGTGAACAGATTGTACAGTTGAATGGCCATACAGCATCTTTTGTTCAG GTCCGAGGTTCAATTCCATTAATGTGGGACCAGATTGTTGATTTGACATATAAGCCTAAGTTTGAGATTGTGAGGCTTGAGGAAGCT CCTCGAGTAGCTGAGCGCCACATTTTGGATCTGAGAAAGAAATATGGAAACGTTCTAGCAGTAGATCTTGTTAATAAG CATGGAGGTGAGGGTCGCTTGTGTGAAAAGTTTGCCAATGCAATGCAGCATGTTGTTAGTGATGATGTGAG ATACCTGCACTTCGATTTTCACCAAATATGCGGGCATGTTCACTTCGAGCGCCTCTCTATCTTATATgatcaaattgaaaatttccTCATAAAGAATCG GTACTTTTTGTTAAATGAAAAAGGTGAGAAAGTTGAGGTGCAACTTGGAGTTGTGAGGACCAATTGCATTGATTGCTTAGACCGCACAAATGTTACCCAG AGCATGCTTGGTCGAAAAATGTTGGAATTTCAACTTAGAAGACTTGGTATTTTTGATGCTGAAGAAACTATCAGCACACATCCAAACTTTGAtgaaagtttcaaaattt TGTGGGCTAACCATGGTGATGACATAAGCATCCAGTATTCTGGTACTCCAGCTCTAAAAGGAGATTTTGTCAG ATACGGTCAGCGCACAATCCAAGGAATCCTGAAAGATGGCTGGAATGCTCTTATGCGCTATTACTTGAACAACTTTTGTGACGGTACAAAACAG GATGCAATTGATCTGCTACAAGGACATTTCATTGTTTCTGTCTCTCGAGATATGACTCCCACATCTCAAAAGGGAGGAATTGAGGCTATAGCG TCCTTCCCATTAGCGTTATCTGTGATAATGACTGGATTCTTTTTTGCACTCATGTCACTAAGGCGAG TTCGAAGTGATTTCTGGCAATTGTTATTCTCAATTTTGTGGGCGGGTGGAAGTTTGGCAATAGCAGCTTTTGTGAAGGCAAATGGTCGAGTTTTCTGTAACCGACCTCGTCTGCACCAACCTCGACGTTGA
- the LOC113700390 gene encoding dehydrodolichyl diphosphate synthase 6-like — MEPQKHSLVGRLCGSSISHMRRFLFDVLSAGPIPNHVAFILDGNRRYARKWKLGEGMGHRAGFLSLMSLIKYCYELQIKYISIYAFSIDNFKRKPHEVKCLMDLMLEKIEGMLKERTIVEEYGVRVYFIGDLKLLDDNVRHAAEQAMKATAKNSRSILLICVAYTSTDEIVHAAQESCEQLCDELQALKPSEAPFGKISDELQALKPSGAPFGKISEELHEMVHAAQESSEQLGNELQALKPSGAPFGKINEIAKEKLSGTPFGKVNEIAKKKLSGAPFGKISEIMNGKEEEKPEEKEQGEANGEMQEDKSVEKSKEPSEEEKHEELGKEKQGDFPNGEKLENASEEKQELSNGKLEEKSEEEQKGFVKEMKEVQPNIKLSDIERNMYMGVAPDVDILVRSSGETRLSNFLLWQTWNGLLYSPKALWPEVGLEHLVWAILNFQRAHPLFEKRKKQF, encoded by the coding sequence ATGGAGCCTCAAAAGCACAGCCTTGTTGGGAGGTTATGTGGCAGCTCAATTAGCCACATGAGAAGATTTCTGTTTGATGTTCTGTCTGCTGGTCCAATCCCCAACCATGTTGCCTTCATTTTGGATGGAAACAGAAGGTATGCTAGGAAATGGAAGTTGGGAGAAGGAATGGGACATAGAGCTGGATTTCTCTCCCTCATGTCCTTGATCAAGTATTGCTATGAGTTGCAGATCAAGTACATCTCCATTTATGCATTCAGCAttgataatttcaaaagaaagcCTCATGAGGTCAAGTGTTTGATGGATTTGATGCTGGAGAAGATTGAAGGGATGCTCAAGGAAAGGACTATAGTGGAAGAATAtggggtgagggtgtactttatagGGGACTTGAAACTTCTGGATGATAATGTCAGGCATGCAGCTGAACAGGCAATGAAAGCCACAGCGAAGAACAGCAGGAGCATTCTCCTCATCTGCGTTGCTTATACTTCGACTGATGAGATAGTGCATGCTGCTCAAGAATCTTGTGAACAGCTGTGCGATGAATTGCAAGCACTAAAACCAAGTGAGGCTCCATTTGGGAAGATAAGCGATGAATTGCAAGCACTAAAACCAAGTGGAGCTCCATTTGGTAAGATAAGCGAGGAATTGCATGAGATGGTGCATGCTGCTCAAGAATCTTCTGAACAGCTGGGCAATGAATTGCAAGCACTGAAACCAAGTGGAGCTCCATTTGGGAAGATAAACGAGATAGCAAAAGAAAAGCTAAGTGGAACTCCATTTGGGAAGGTAAACGAGATAGCGAAAAAAAAGCTAAGTGGAGCTCCATTTGGGAAGATAAGCGAGATAATGAATGGAAAGGAGGAGGAGAAACCTGAAGAAAAGGAGCAAGGGGaggcaaatggcgaaatgcaggAGGATAAAAGTGTAGAAAAGAGCAAGGAACCGAGCGAAGAAGAAAAGCACGAGGAATTGGGCAAAGAAAAGCAGGGGGATTTCCCCAACGGGGAAAAGCTGGAGAATGCAAGTGAAGAAAAACAGGAGTTGAGCAATGGAAAGCTGGAGGAGAAGAGTGAAGAAGAGCAGAAGGGTTTTgtcaaagaaatgaaggagGTTCAACCAAATATAAAGCTATCAGATATTGAGAGGAACATGTACATGGGAGTGGCACCTGATGTGGATATTCTGGTAAGATCTTCAGGGGAAACTCGGCTTAGCAATTTCCTTCTCTGGCAGACATGGAATGGCCTGTTGTATTCACCAAAGGCTCTTTGGCCCGAGGTTGGTTTGGAGCACCTTGTCTGGGCTATACTGAATTTCCAGAGAGCTCATCCACTTTTTGAGAAGAGAAAGAAGCAATTTTGA
- the LOC113702324 gene encoding probable serine/threonine-protein kinase PIX13, with protein MGNCFGSKSVSTSPSTINSSNLTKPSSVGTSNYYSNGGGLSATSSSAGQSRFSAAISEEPLSPGEILPTPNLKMYSFADLKSATRNFRSDTVLGVGGFGTVFKGWVDEKTLAPAKFGSGMIVAIKKLNPESMQGFEEWQSEVNFLGRLSHPNLVKLLGYCWEDKELLLVYEFMQRGSLENHLFRRSSAVEPLSWDTRLKIAIGAARGLAFLHSSEKQVIYRDFKASNILLDGNYNAKLADFGLAKLGPSGGMSHVTTRVMGTYGYAAPEYIATGHLYVKSDVYGFGVVLLEMLTGLRALDTRRPSGQHNLVDYAKPLISHKRKLKTIMDARIEGQYSSKAALQAAQLALRCLEAEPKKRPSMKEVIEILEQIEAIKEKPKESKSGSVRSNSSHSSFSHRDLLSSHRRSPYHPSHHGPGFGAGS; from the exons ATGGGAAACTGCTTTGGATCAAAATCAGTTAGTACAAGCCCTAGCACTATCAACTCCAGCAACTTAACCAAGCCTTCTAGTGTTG GAACATCAAATTATTACAGCAATGGTGGTGGTCTTTCTGCCACAAGCAGCAGTGCTGGCCAAAGCCGATTTTCGGCAGCAATAAGCGAGGAACCTTTGTCGCCAGGTGAAATATTGCCCactccaaatttgaagatgTATAGTTTTGCTGATTTGAAGAGTGCCACAAGGAATTTCCGGTCCGATACAGTGTTGGGAGTGGGAGGTTTTGGGACTGTATTTAAGGGATGGGTTGATGAAAAGACTCTTGCACCTGCTAAATTTGGTAGTGGGATGATTGTTGCTATTAAGAAACTAAATCCTGAGAGTATGCAAGGCTTTGAAGAATGGCAG TCAGAAGTTAACTTCTTGGGAAGACTTTCACATCCCAACTTAGTTAAGCTGTTAGGATACTGTTGGGAAGATAAAGAACTGCTGCTTGTGTATGAATTTATGCAGAGGGGAAGCCTGGAAAACCATCTTTTTAGGA GAAGCTCAGCTGTCGAACCACTCTCTTGGGATACACGGTTGAAAATTGCCATAGGAGCAGCACGTGGCCTTGCTTTTCTGCATTCTTCGGAAAAGCAAGTCATTTATAGGGACTTTAAGGCTTCTAATATATTGCTTGACGGG AATTATAATGCAAAATTAGCTGATTTTGGCTTAGCAAAACTGGGGCCTTCAGGTGGAATGAGCCATGTGACAACACGAGTTATGGGCACATATGGTTATGCTGCTCCTGAATACATTGCAACAG GTCATTTATACGTGAAGAGTGATGTGTATGGGTTTGGGGTTGTGCTGCTTGAAATGCTGACAGGCCTAAGAGCACTAGATACTAGAAGGCCTAGCGGGCAGCATAATTTGGTGGATTATGCAAAGCCGCTGATTTCTCATAAACGAAAGCTGAAGACCATTATGGATGCTAGGATTGAAGGGCAGTATTCTTCGAAAGCAGCTTTGCAGGCTGCTCAACTTGCTCTAAGATGCCTAGAAGCAGAGCCCAAAAAGAGGCCATCCATGAAAGAAGTGATAGAAATACTGGAACAGATTGAGGCTATCAAAGAGAAGCCCAAAGAATCCAAAAGTGGGTCTGTCCGTTCTAATTCCTCGCACTCTTCATTTTCTCATCGCGACCTTCTTTCCAGTCATCGGCGATCTCCCTATCATCCAAGCCACCATGGGCCTGGGTTTGGAGCTGGAAGTTGA
- the LOC113700408 gene encoding protein RKD5, producing MASLQASPPLKALVVFRNRIHKELIRSIHVYQLEGGAEEVVEREYLFLENLEYEEMKFLGKVFTLQKFDVSAHFAGMANGVWDCIYVFNMDLDKQPNLEMIPEDLSITRNPKLASIPSLSNDLQMIFKLGHKIECGDPSKVLPKEGEEIHSDVGHLTQRAQHVPVLDLNSLPCSGSDNEENNQNAAGVVEKKQKRAATKDIARLALEDLAKYFDLPIIEASKNLKVGLTVLKKKCREFGIPRWPHRKIKSLDSLIQDLQGEVKRQLEEDEAAAMAVAKRQRMIESEKESIEKKPFLDIQWETKKFRQDIFKRRHRARALENQSRTLSLL from the exons ATGGCTTCACTCCAAGCATCCCCGCCTCTCAAAGCACTTGTTGTCTTTCGAAACCGCATTCACAAAG AGCTGATCAGGAGTATTCATGTGTACCAATTGGAGGGAGGGGCAGAGGAGGTCGTAGAGAGGGAGTATCTGTTTCTTGAGAATCTTGAATATGAGGAGATGAAGTTCCTTGGCAAAGTTTTCACCCTGCAGAAATTTGATGTCTCAGCacattttgcagggatggctaATGGTGTTTGGGATTGCATTTATGTGTTTAACATGGACTTAGACAAGCAGCCTAATCTGGAAATGATTCCGGAGGATTTGTCAATTACTAG AAACCCTAAGCTGGCATCAATCCCGTCCTTGTCAAATGATCTTCAAATGATCTTCAAATTGGGACACAAAATAGAATGTGGAGATCCATCAAAAGTTTTACCTAAGGAAGGAGAGGAAATTCACAGTGATGTTGGTCATCTTACTCAAAGGGCTCAGCATGTGCCTGTGTTGGATCTTAACTCACTTCCGTGTTCTGGATCTGATAATGAAGAGAATAACCAGAATGCAGCAG GTGTAGTAGAGAAGAAGCAAAAGAGGGCTGCAACCAAAGATATAGCAAGACTTGCATTGGAAGATCTTGCCAAGTACTTTGATCTTCCAATTATTGAAGCTTCAAAGAATCTTAAAGTTGGTCTTACAGTACTCAAGAAGAAGTGCAGAGAATTTGGTATTCCTCGTTGGCCACATCGAAAGATCAAATCCCTTGATAGTCTGATTCAGGACCTCCAG GGAGAGGTGAAAAGGCAGCTGGAGGAGGATGAAGCTGCAGCAATGGCAGTGGCAAAAAGGCAGCGAATGAtagaaagtgaaaaagaaaGCATAGAGAAGAAGCCCTTCTTGGACATACAGTGGGAAACCAAAAAGTTCAGGCAAGATATCTTTAAGAGAAGGCATAGGGCTAGAGCTCTTGAAAACCAATCTCGAACATTATCCTTGCTTTAG